agtacatggcaatctctttctaacaaagctacaaccagccctgtacctcacatggaaccagagaaTTTATTTCTCCAATTGTTTTGCTAGATATATGTCAGGCAggaagctcagggtgtgtgtcatttatcagggggcatatcctttctttttccctgtaactgccacaactTCTAAGAGAAGATAAGGCTGGTGactgttgaagatttaaactgagcgtgtgTGACCACcacagtgaggtggacaagaaataaggaaaagaacaaacagcaggtggcgctatacagataaattttattgaatagctcagtggctatagtaaatttctaattacatgcaattacaaaattattctGATCCAGGTGCCGgtttaaaaaatatagaatatttttcCTGGCACAGCTCCTTTAAACCATTCCCAGTTCTAGAGGCTGCTATAGGGGCCTGGTACTTTTGCTCTCTTTTTCTCGAATCTAACCAGTGGAGTGaaattttgtatttctttttcTCGCTTTTCAAAATGTGACTCTACAATGTACAGCTGCAGGGGATAGTCCTCTAGCAGACCTGCAATCTGCCTCACCAGTATGCCTGAGTATCTGAAGCCTATAACCCAGACAAATGCACCGTGGAGCCCAAAGCCCTAATTGGGCATCACAAACtatctatcaatctgctcagctcctcctgctctataacatgccttCTACAAATTGTGCTGTATTTTCAATGTGACAGATTTGCTTTGAGACAGATCCTATTTAAAAATGAAATATGAAGAGATGTACCACTTAAATGTTTTGCAGAAATATTGATTTGGTAAAGACATTCttcattttattaataaaagatatAAACTCTGcaataaaaagcataaaaacacAATGTGCCGAACTTTATACAGCAGTGCAGTCAACTGTGCATGTACAAAACAAGCCTAACAATTGTCCATACATTCTTTTACTCTTCTGTATTTTCTAGGCAAAAGAAGAAAAACAAGTGCAGAAAGTCCTTCTAAAATCCTGAATGTATATTATCGGTAGTCAAGTTTCATAGTCTCCTATAAAAGATACACAATTGCCATACCTAAAAAAGCCGAAAAACACCTCACTCTCCTAGTAACACAATGTAcaaaaacaacacacagataTGGAAACTAAAAAAACTTCTAAAATGCTACACGTTTACTGGATTAACCAAATATGAGGTCATCATGGATAACATTTGCCTTTTATTCTTTTTAGAACATCTAGTTATTTCTTCTAATGTAATGTTGATCTTCATTCCATGGTTGCATTACGGATTTCCCAAAATTTGTAAAGATTTGTAAAGATTTCTCAAAAACAGGGTTTGCAGATTATGGCAGTACAGATATCGATGTATGGGAGAGGTTAATCCATTAAACACTTGAACTATGTCATTCACTTAACAGATTTTTAAGATTGATATCAAGCAAAGACAAACCAAGCTATCTCCTTAACATCAGGCATCAACGTGGAAGGGTTGTCCTGTTCACAAGTCTTCAGATCTTTAGTGGAAACGACAGATGCAAAACTGAGCAATCCTTATGGATCGCAGCTTGTAGACGTAGCGAGACTTCTTACATTTTGAGGATTTGTATAAGACTGGGACTTCTCTGTAGAATGGTTCACTGACCATTGAACTTTCTTTGGAGGTAACACAGCCTTTGCACAGACAGTAGGCTTCAACAATCTCTCGCGGGTATCTGTTCATATCTTCAGTAATTCTAAAAATAACAAAGGAAATGTTGGGTTAGTGGTTATTCATATAGGAGCAACCTGAGAGTGGAGTGCCTTAACTGCCCTAGACCAACATGAAGTTTACCATTAACCTCTTTACTTCTCCCCCCATTACTGGTGGTTTTACAAGTACACTAAGTAGCAGTTTTAGGCCACTGAATAGCCTTATTGGGTGTGAAATATATGGCAGTGCAATGTGGACACTGTGTACATGGTGGTATTGTTTGGATACTGCATGGAAGTCATATTTAGGCTTTGCATAGTAGTATGCATTGGCCACTGAATGATAGTATTGGTTGTGCAATGCATTATTTGATATACTATGGCAGTATTCAAGTATAAAccctgaggagagagagagagagagcctaCTTTACCTGTTGCACTTTTTTCTGCAAAATTGGCTCTgatactaaggcccctttcacacgggcgagtattccgctcggatgcgatgcgtgagttgaacgcattgcacccgcactgaatcatgacccattaatttctatggggctgtgcacacgagcggtgattttcacgcatcacttgtgcgttgcgtgaaaatcgcagcatgctcctctttgtgccttTTTCACGtaacgtaggccccatagaaatgaatggggttgcgtgaaaatcgcaagcatccgcaagcaagtgcggatgcggtgcgattttcacgcacggttgctaggagacgatcgggatggagacccgatcattattattttcccttataacatggttataagggaaaataatagcattctgaatacagaatgcatagtaaaatagggctggaggggttaaaaaaaataataataataattaaactcaccttaatccacttgatctcgcagcccggcttctcttctgtctccttctttgctgattgcagaaaaaggacctgtggtgacgtcactccggtcatcacatgatccatcacatgatcttttaccatggtgatggatcatgtaatagaccatgtgatgaccggagtgacatcaccacaggtccttttcctgcaatcagcaaagaaggagacagaagagatgccgggctgcgcaatcaagtggactaaggtgagtttaattattattattattattttttaacccctccagccctattttactatgcattctgtattcagaatgctattattttcccttataaccatgtcataagggaaaataatacaatctacagaacaccgatcccaagcccgaacttctgtgaagaagttcgggtttgggtaccaaacatgcgcgatttttctcacgcgagtgcaaaacgcattataatgttttgaactcgcgtggaaaaatcgtgcatgttcccgcaacgcaaccacaccttttcccgcaacgcccgtgtgaaaggcgcctaaggctactttcacatttgcggcagagtgatccagaaagcagttcagtcgccggaactgcctgctggatccggcaaaatgtatgccaactgttggcatttgtaagactgatcaggatcctgatcagtcttaaaaatgcctgatcagtcaggaaAATGCATTGAAacgccggatctgtttttccggtgtcatctggcaaaacggatccggcatttatttttttcacctttttttgggtctaaaacattcctatggaaaaaaaatgccgggtccggcattcaggcaagtcttcagtttttttggccggagataaaaccgcagcatgctacggttttatcttttgtctgatcagtcaaaatgactgaacggaagacatcctgatgcatcctgaacggattactctccatttagaatgcatagggataaacctgatcagttcttttccggcattgagcccttttgacggaactcagtgccggaaaagaaaaatgctagtgggaaaagtaccctaaggctgcaTTTACAAGCTTATCCATGGACTCATCGAATAATTCTAACTAAAACCATAAAATTGTATAAAATGCAGTTAGATGGTGGACATACAGTTTTATAGAAATACATGGGCAGAATTATCCAACTCTTAATTCCTGGCATAGTCTCTTTATAATATCGCCATGATAAACCATACTATAAGGTACCATAGAAACATATTGCCAACAATAAAAATGAGGTCCCTTTCAGGAACTGATTGACATcatccaggggcggattgggaactcaaagtggccctggaaaaaaaaaagtaaaagtgtcCCCATGTTGTAGACGGAGTCAAACTGGTAAAAGGTGTGGCTAAGCCAAGTAGGTggattttttgcggggcaatctgtagtttttattgataccattttagaatgtatatgtctttttgatcacatttttttcagcttttttgGGAGATGAACTGACAAAAAACTGTGAATCCACCATTCCGATTTTGTTTTCCATTACGGCATTCACCGTACCGAATAAATAcgcttatattttaatagtacaggcattttgtgTGCAACAATaaaaatgatctttatttttattgtttacttttttttttatatggggaaGGGcactgatttgaatttttttttttttttatactttaaaaACTTTTCAATTATCTTAAGCCTTTAACATGTGATCGTCTGATTTCACCCTATAGGACATTTATTGCAGCTCACAGACAATGCCGCTGGGcatctgccccagcagaaccaaataccacagtgcagcaaaatatactgccccagcagaaccagataccacagtgcagcaggagAATTTGGGTGCCTACATATGTAATGTACTAGTAATGGAATGTACTCGTCTACACTATGCATACTAGTGCATTACATTACTATGTATATACTAGTACATTACATATATAAGGTATGTCATACAACACGTTATGAATATATAATGTACTAGTAATGTAATGTATTAGTATAAACTGTGTATACTAGTGTATTACATtcctatgtatatacacagtgtatactAGTACATTACATATGTATATGTAatctattattaatgtaatgtactAGAATATACTGTGTATAATAATGCATTATATTACTAGTACATTAGATATGCATCACACTAAATATTTTTACTTAGGTAACACATGCCACCACCAGTCCACCACACCAGGCACCAGGGCAGCTGAAGGTCCACACTGGAAGCTGAGGCAGTCGGGAGCTGTGAGCAGCACATAGCAGGCCTGGGGCATTGTCTGAAGAAGCTAGGCAGGCTGATGAGGTGAGGGCCCACTCGGCAGCTTGTTCTCAGCAGGAGAGTTGATGGACATAGAAGGGAGGTGGAGCATCAACCTAGCTCCGCACTGGCAGTGGAGTAAGCTATAGTCATGGTCTGTGTGCTAGGTGACGTCCCTGGACACCATTGGCTACGTcctgaggtcatgtgatgttCCTGACGCTGGGAGTGTCAGGTCCTTCTAGGTCTGTACAGTATTAATAAATGAATACTGTAATAGACCTATCTACCAGGGCCACGGTCCTTGTACATCAGGCCTGATGTCAAGTTCTGATGTATGCGGACAGCTGCCTGGAAGATAGTACTACTTTACGTATTGAAATCATAAAGACAGTGGTGAGAGCAATGGagtatcggcccaccgggaacttTCCTGgtggggtctatggccaatccgcccctgacctCATCACACTCCTACTAATGCCATTTTAACAACTTGATTGCATTGAATGACCATTTCCTACTTTGCTAACATTACAGCCCATGTGGAGATCACGTCACTTATATGTGGACAAGGACAACCTAGAATTTGCCACCTGTCTCCGggtgccccatagcagttgcagcCCCTTGGTTTCTCTAAGGTACACGTCATTGAAACTTACTTTGCACTTTCCACTTTCTCAAAATATTTCCACCACCTACATAAAGCTGATTCTATCCAGGATACCCACCCATATCTCTCACCCTTAAAGCGGTTGGCCATTTTCTGGCTACTCGTGACCAGTGTGTAGGTAAGATGAGTATGTGGCATtttctaatatagcctttgttgctaTTCTGTCCTGTTTTCCATATTTCATAAGTCATGTCCCCTTGATAGGCAAATCCTCagtgctgtccacatagaggtcctgtccataagatgggcgCTGATGTCATACAGCCTCCCCCATTCAAAtccactgcacctgcactaaacttccAGCAGTGctagtgcagatggcaggtgcagtatATTTGAATAGAGTAGATATTACATGGAGGTTATTTACCTGGTCACATGATCCTTCAACagtagccattttatggacaggacctctgtttaGACAGCagaaaagacttggcaaacaagggggcacacCTCTTGACATACATaaaatggcacagaatttcaacaaagggtatattagtaagtgccatattgtcatcttacaaacacattgctcaacagtaaccagaaagtggccaacctctttaaatatTTCAGCATTACATTACAGGAAGTGTAAGTTTTGCACATACATGATCACATCTTATAGGGTCACTAACTTCAAAAAAatgttgatatgtcatagagaaatACCAAAAGTTGAGATCCCCACCAATCCCTAGAACGAGATGAGAGAAGCACATACATATCACTCTAGCTGCTGAATATGAATTGAGATGGGCCCATAAACTTATATGGAGCCCTTCTTATGTGGCCTCATTCTAGGGATCTTGGGGGTCTTAGCGTTCAGACCCCTATCGATCTAAGCTTTTGAtgtttctatgacatatcaaaagtattttttgaaaagttagtgactcTTTAATCCTAGCACAGCATTTGTGATGTTTTTATCCCATTCTTAACCCCTTTAGTTTCTACTATACTGACTAGCTTATAGCAACCTAAATATAGACATGCAATGGGTTGGGTGAGAAAATAATTATTCCGAATGTATCtataagaagacactccaagtacAATAAACATACGTCTTACCTGTAGGACCATGGGGAAATACTTCTGTCTTGCATCAGCTCTGAGGAGACGTTGACACTTGTGGGGCATCTTTTCATCTTTACATCAGGGACGTAGTCTGTCTTGCTTAGAAGGAGAGATTCTGGTGACAGTCGTTGATATTTCTGCTTTAAAGATTCCTCAGAGGGATCTTTGCATCTTATGCGATGCCCTTGACACAGCGTACATGACAAGATCAGAATGACAGAGAAAATCAGCTTCTTCATCTGCATGagcaaaaaaaaagacaagtGCTCAAGAACTTGACAACTGTAAAGAAATACATTGTACAAttcttcattattattattattattatttcagtgccattcattccatagcgctgtacatatgaaaaggggtgtacatacataatacagacaattgcactaagcatgaacaagacggggGAGaaggggagaaggacacagtaggagagggtaaagttggtcatggtggtatagagacggcagggtcactggttgtaggcttgtctgaagtggtgggtttttaggtttcttttgaaggattccactataggtgagagtctgatatgttggggaacGAGTTCCAGAGTGTAAGGgaagcacgggagaaatcttggaggcgattgtgggaagaggtgataagaggagaggagagaagaaggtcttgtgaggatcaaagattgcgtgtggggatgtatcgggaaagtagctcaaagATGTAGGGGGGGGataggttgtggacagccttgtatgtatttgttagtagtttgaactgaatttgctgggcaatggggagccagtgaagggattggcagcggggagaggcagaggagtaacagggtgagaggtggattagtcgggcagcagtcgagttgaggatagattggtggGGTGTGAGAgttctagatggaaggccacgtaGGAGGAtaatgcagtagtctaggcgggagatgatgagggcatgtacaagcattttcgcagactcaaagctgaggaaagcacggatgcgggagatatttttgagttggaggcggcaggtggtggaaagggcatgGTTGTGCGGtcagaaggagagggcagaatccaaggtcactccaaggcagcggacttggttgaccggggagagtgtgcagctattgattgtgatagataggtctgttggggaggttgagcaaaatgggggaaagatgatgaattctgttttatccatgttaagttttagaaagcaagaggagaagaagataggcattgtgggattctgaatagtaaggtggtgatatctggaccagagaggtatatttgtgtcatcagcataaaagggatactgaaagccatgggactctatgagctgtctcaggccgaaagtgtagatagagaagagcaggggtcctaggacagagccttacgGTACAcacacagagagggaatgagacgaggaggtggtataagagtgggagacgctaaatgtccaCTATGTGAGGTATGAtgggatccaggagagggccaggtcagtgatgccaagagagtttgtaacagaagggagtggtcgacagtgtcaaaggcagaggacaggtcaaggagaaggaggacagagtaatgtgttttggttttggctgttagtaggtcattggtgactttggtgagggcagtctcagttgagtggtggggtcagatgagaggacagttcagaatggacatgttgctcaaatagctttgaggcatatggaagaagtgatatggggcgataactggacaaataagatgggtcaagtgaaggcgttttgaggatgggtgtaatggtagcatgtttaaaaccagaggagaagacaccagaggttagtgataggttgaagagatgagttagggctgggataggaTCTTGTAACGTTCTCCAACAACACTTTTCTATATTATGTGCAAACTCCAACATGTTCCACCTTGATCCTTGAGCATTTCTAACTTTTTGTTTCCTTATATCAGTAATACAAAACTACATGCTTTTATTAGGGGAAAGTCGCACCTTGCTCACCTTCCATCAACCTGTAGTTCCCTACCTTCAGGTGTTTCTAAATCTCTCAGTCCCCAAAAAGCTGGCTGAAGGGGTTGTTCCAAGATCAACACTTATGACCTATGCAAATGTTCTCTGTGCCCATTTACATGGAGCACCAATTGAGCATGTGTTCTGCCACTCTTTTCAATGTCTATAAGACTGATGGAGATAGTTGTACAACATTTGGTTATTTTCATCAGTCCTATAGGCTTTGAATGTTCCGGCAGGGACACACGGAGCTTTATTTTTATGATTGTTGGGGTTCACTATCATCTTATCCTGTGGTAAAGTGATAAGTGTTGATCTTTGGACAATACTGTGAAAAGGGTATGAATGAATATGCATCTGAGGCATCTCCCCCTTAATTtctgtgctgtgagaggggaggaagAGCAGCATCATTCCATACATTGCATTCaatcagaaaaataataaaagtaataatAAGTCACAAGATGACAAATATTAGACAGCAAAAATTCCATTACATCTCAACTTCAAATATTCACAGCTTATAGGTTTCGTGCCATAGTCTTCCCTCTGCCCCATCGAACAAAGCCAAGCCACAAGCACTGAGAGTGTGCATTACTAGCTGAAGAAGTGATATCAAGTGGCGTTATTGGGTGGGGTCCACTAGGAGTAGCAATTGATCATATTTTAGCTGCCATTTTGAATGTGAAAAATGTTAAAAGggtctcataaaaaaaaaacaccatatccaTATACATTATTAGACCACATCTTTGGCAAATTCGATTAATGTGGGCAATTCGTCTAAAAGGCAtccatgtaatgcttcatttccatGCCAGCAGCTGTTTCCCAGTGGTGCAAGACTCCAATCTGAGaggggattggataacccctataTTATAATAAGGCAATCATTTACGTTATTACATGTTTATGGACAACGAATGATGTCCTAAGGTTTCTAGTTACACAATAAAACAATGAGGGACAGCCAAATTATTTCATGTGTCTGGACCTCTGTTCACGAGTCCACGTTAGGGGTAAATAAACATAGTTGTCTGAGGATTTATCATCACAGcagtttaaaagggttctctgagatttatatattgatgacctatcctcagtataggtcatcaatatgagattggcaggggtccaactcccgaaaccaccaccgatcagctttTGAGGAAGCTGCGGCACTCATCAGAGCTCTGGTTAGCTTCGTAGAACccttacagcttaccaagcacaacgcTATCTATTTATtagcggctatgcttggtatggaagcccagccccattcatttaaatgggaaaTAAGCTGCGTTTAGggcgccatgtgaccgatgaacgtgacaacaCATGGCCTaggacagggatgctcaacctgcggccctccagctgttgtaaaactacaactcccacaattgcCCTGCTgtatgctgatagctgtaggctgttcgggcatgctgggagttgtagttttgcaacagctggagggccgcaggttgagcatgcctggcctaggaagaggcctaagcggtcacagatcagcgggggtctcggTAGTTGGACCACCAccaaactgatattgatgacctattctgaggataggcaatcaatatgtaaatccccaaaaaaccctttaaaaggacactataaagaaaaaaaagaaaaatacgttTCCTGTTATTTACTACTGAGGTCTGGAGTATGCAAATCAGCTTATCAAAGGGGAGGTCCACCTTTATTTAGATTCCTGATGTATCTGCTTCATGCCGATACATACTGTATGCGCATTAAGATATATgcagtatgtatatataatatatatattatattttatattatatattttttatatttgatatattttttattttttattatatatatttttatatatatatttgatttaTCTCAATAGTTCTGAGACTGATCTCATGCACAAGGCCTTTTTATTGCTCTGTCATCTATGTACACAGTATATGGCACTGCTATTtatgcactgtactgtatattgtttttGCAGTTGTGGTGATATTGCCACTGTATAGCAGTATATGGAAGTATTATCTGTGCAACATACTGTATAGCACTTATAATTTAGGCACTGTATGCTATAGGTATTTGTAAAGTCTGTGACAATTTTGATAGTACCAGGCAGGTCACTATCCACAGTAAAGCTGGCATTGCATGTGGCCATTGGTCACTTATATAAGACTGTTCATTTCCTCCCTTTCGACCTTCAAGCTGTGTGCCGCTGGTAGAGATCTAGAGATCTATCCACATTTGCTCATTGCCTCTGACAGCACTATAAATATACATACTGTTCAGCTTTATTTAATGAGAAGTGGTAATACCCAAATCACCCTAATTTATACTAGAAAGAGAATGGCCTCGTAAAAACCAAACTGTTTGCCATAAACGCACTTATGGGGGGTTTCAACATCACAAGTATTTAAAATACAATTTATTAAGCCatccagagtaaaaaaaaaaaaaagacatttattacAGGATGACACACGACGCTGTAGAGAAGTCTAATAGACCTTCAGTACAATACGCCATAAAACGGTGCAAAGTTCCTCCTGGAGCGAATACAAGCTTACGTCGATAGTTAAAGGGCCATGGTTGGCTTGTTGACATGCATGAGACTGATTTACTGAATTTATGTTACTTTTTGTTTCCATTTCCTTCTTTTCATATCATAATACTGTTTATGGAACTGTAGATTCGTATATGGACTTAATAATCTTGATTATCACATGACCCAAGGCAGAAGATAAAATCTAGTCATACATGTTCGATAGTTGtgggctgacagctatctctcccgaccCCGTATATATGCATGCCAGGCTCAGCGAACAGATATTTCTTTCAACCCCCTATACGCATGTCCATTTGgctcagccaagcatgcatgtgttctggaTACAGAGAGGGGAGTAAACTACTTCCAGACACCTCTAGAGATGGCATATTTCTCTAAGTACATAAATgagtgggcatgttgaaatccagctgCCTGAGACTTCTTTCCACCAATGGCAGATATTGCAAGCTTAAAGGGGTAATCCTATCTCAAGCATGAATGGGTGAGGTTGGAATACCCATCTTATGCAGCGGCCAGGATGGATGGAGTTATGGAAACAGCCGAATGGGCTGTGCTATACTGTTTTGTAACTCACCTTCACTTCTATGCACAGCCCACTCAACTGCTTGCTTAAAGAGGTTCTTCACCTCTGGGGACCTTTACTGCAGACCCCCCAGCAGTGGTGGAAATCACACTTTCATAGACCCCAATGCTAGGTTCCAGCTCCTTCGCTTCCCTGGCTCTGCTGCAGTGGTCACTGACTGGCTGCAGTGATGGCAAGTTATGTCAAATGACCCGCTTCAAACCACACCCCAGTAGCAGCAGTGGAGCCAGAGGAGCAAAGCGGCTGGAAGCCAGCCCTGGGGTACGGGTAAGGATGATTCACACTGTGGGTCTGGCCATGCTGGAGGTATGCAGAAAAGGTCCCAAGGGCCGAACAACCCATTTAAATCTGCCACATAGGACTTTAAATGGTTCCATGTCACTCTTTAGGTTAGCATTTAGAATCTGTGCAAATAACAGCATGATATTTACTATAAGAAAAAACCTAAAGTCTATAGCAACTGTTTACCCTAAAACAGTCATTTCCCGCATGATTTGCTCTCAGTCGATTGCAGCTTTTTATGGTCATGTTTTTAGAGCTCATCCTAAACTTACTTATCACTTTTGTCAGTGTTAAATTTAAAGCTCGCAAAAAATTCACATTCAGTATAACCGGACCTTCCAGATTCCCCAAATTTTCTGACATTTCATCTAAAGATGAGTGAACAAAACATTTCTGTTCAAAGTGTAGCTGTCATTTCACATGACTTATTATGTGTGTGTACAAGAAGAATAACTCTATACTTGATCATTTTATCACTTGTATCGCCAGTGTACCCCTCTGCAGGCTCCATTTCTGATTGTAAGTTTTCCGTGAGCTGATAATTGAAGACTGCCTCCTATACACAGCACACACAGGGAAGAGGAGATCCTGCTCTGCTATCTCACTGAAGCACAAcctcagaagcagcagcagcatggagtGCATTGTACAAAAGtaatgaaaaatgtagctatgaaTCCAGCACTGAAGTGAGACAGAAAACTTACTACAGCATCTCTGTGTGTCTctgtctctgttttcctcttgCTTTCCCTGCCACTCCTGCCACACCCTAATATTTATTTAGTTAGTTTATGCACttacagtatataatgcttctATATTTCTATGGGCTGGCACTGTAACCTGATCTATCAGTTAAGCTGACTTCCTATCTTCACTGAGGATTTTAACAGTAAATTGAGAGTGATCACTGCAGGATACAGCAGGGGGGGATGGGTGGGTAGTCTGCTAAGTGGAGAACGAGGCATTTTCTGTAATTAGATATATAACAAAGTTTCTTATCTTCATTTGTACTAGTTTACTAGCAATGTAAACATTACAGTGCAGATTACAGTGCATATAATAAACATACAGTGTAAATAAATCTATACATGGTGAGTAAAATGAAGTATTAAAGAGATTTTCCAGTAACTAAATGGATATTTATTGACATTTGGTGGCCAAAAGTGACATAAGGTTCTAAAAAGAATTTATCAGCTTGGATGTTCCCTCTCTTCCTCCTGAACTCCAATGAGCTGGCTATGCCTTCATGGAACCGTGATGGGGGCCAAGGAACCCCATCATGGTTGTAGGCAGAAGGTTGTAGGCAGTCTAGTGGGTTTTATTTAAAGGTACCCATACATCATCAAAAGCTGTCAACTGATCTCTCCTgaatcccccatacacatacctaCTTGGTTTGGCTGAGAGTGTgtgtgttttcaatggggagaTAGGACAAAGTTGCTTTCAGACACCTCTCCCTTGAGACAAA
This window of the Bufo bufo chromosome 6, aBufBuf1.1, whole genome shotgun sequence genome carries:
- the LOC121003756 gene encoding interleukin-17D-like isoform X2, with amino-acid sequence MKKLIFSVILILSCTLCQGHRIRCKDPSEESLKQKYQRLSPESLLLSKTDYVPDVKMKRCPTSVNVSSELMQDRSISPWSYRITEDMNRYPREIVEAYCLCKGCVTSKESSMVSEPFYREVPVLYKSSKCKKSRYVYKLRSIRIAQFCICRFH
- the LOC121003756 gene encoding interleukin-17D-like isoform X1, with protein sequence MAQSVTLSNYSLMKKLIFSVILILSCTLCQGHRIRCKDPSEESLKQKYQRLSPESLLLSKTDYVPDVKMKRCPTSVNVSSELMQDRSISPWSYRITEDMNRYPREIVEAYCLCKGCVTSKESSMVSEPFYREVPVLYKSSKCKKSRYVYKLRSIRIAQFCICRFH